In the bacterium genome, TTGGGGGAGTCGCCAGTATTATAAGGGTGACACATGGTGAAGCCGAGGGGGATTAATGATGTTTGCTGACTTAACTGGATAACCTCAATTACATACTTTTAAAAACGATGCCTGAAACCCTGATTATTCAAAGGGATTTGTTCCAGTTTTGAGGATTTTTTGAAGCACCCGCATGGCGGCATCATCAGGGAATATCGTACACTTCATGTGTTGTATATTATTATGTGCCTGTTATATATCGTCATGGAGCGATTGAAACAACCGTCCACGAAAAATACTTGTGCTAAAAAGCCCTTATGATATATTTGTTAAACGAATAAAACGGATACACCTGTAGTGCGCTTGGAAGTTGAAACCGTGTTACTGTAAGAGACGGTATCGATATGAAAGCTCCTGAAAAACAGGAAAGAAATGTATCCCGTTTCACCTGTCGAATAGTACTCTTGACATCGTTACTATTCTTCATAGTAATCGTTAAACAATTTTTTATCCGAACCGCCATTGCTTCGAACACTCCGCTTGCAAATGCTTTCATTTCTCCCGCTGTCCCCTCTGTCCAGGATCTAGTGCACTGGCGGTTTTTCACCTCCCAGGACGGGATGATGGAATCATGGACAGGCTCCGTCACCGCGGACGCCGACGGCAGAATATTGATCAACCACGGCGTAGTGGATTCGATGAGCTGTTATGACGGGTATCGCTTTTCCAGACTGCCGAGCCCTATTCCTTTTGCGAAGGTATTCTCTGACTCATCCGGTGACCTTTGGACGGTGTATGCCGGGGACACGGGCGGTTTTCAGAGGTTTCACGACGGCCGGTGGGAGAAAAAGATAATCGGCCTTCCCGGTTTTAAAAGCATGCTTTCATTCAACAATCGATTCCCCTTCCTCCCCACATCTCAGGGGAAAATCTATTATCTTCTTCCCGACAGTCTCATGATATTCGATTATGATACGGGAATATCGACGCTTCTGCTTCGCGCCGGTGAAACCCCCATCTCCCGGTTCATCGACATGATCCGGGCACGTGACGGCGGTTTGTGGATAACCGGGTGGAACGGAATCGTAAAATGCGCGCCGAATATGGGACACCCGCATTCCCCGCCGGAATGGGAGGCGTTTCCGCTGCCGGGAGCCATCAAAGCCGAAAATCCCGGAAATCCTGTTGAAAACGACGCACACGAGGTGTTTGTGGTCGCTGACTCCCGGCGGACGGGGAAAAAGATTCTGCTGATCTTCGACGGCGCATCATGGAGGCAGATGGATTTCAGCGTACCGGGGATTATATGCGCGGGCTGGAGGGGTATCGACCGGAGCATATGGCTCAGAACCACTGTATCGGAAGCATGGAATGCCTCATGGAACCTTTTCCGCTTCGAGGATGATCATATCGAGATCGTGAAGAAAAACAGGGTGTTGTCAGGGTTCTTTCTTGATATGGAAGCCACATCCGACGGATGTTTCTGGATAGCGACCTCCAGCGGGCTTGCGCGGTATTCGCACCCGACATGGAGAATCCCGCCGGGCCTGCCCGATATCCGGCGGATTGTTCATTATTCATTCGAATCAAACGACGGAAGCATCTTTTTCGGAATGGAAGACTCGCTTCTCGTACTGCGGGGAGACAAGTGGGAGACCATTCTCGTTCCGGAACCCTTTCGCCCCTGGAAAATAGATATGTGTATGCTCGACGGGAGAAAACTGGTGTTTGGATCCCGCGGCAACAAAATCGTGTATTACGACACCGTGAAAAAGGTCTTCGGCGCCATTCAGCATCCCCTGGCAACAGAAATCTTTCTGATCCAGCAGCGGGGCAATGATTCCGCGTGGGTATATTTACAGACACCCGCAGGCGACTACCGCATTGAAATACTGAAAAACGACCAGTTCGAACCGTTTCCCGGCGATATTAACGCCAACGATTCAGGATCATCTCTCTGGGAAATACATACCGCCACGAACGGAGATACATGGTTCCTCGAGACCTCGGGTCTGAACCGTTACCACGACGGTTATATCCAGAAATTCGGCCCGGAAGACGGATACACAATGGGAGGCGCATTCTGTTTCCTTGAAAGAAACGACGGTAAAATCTGGATAGGCGGCAGGGATATGATACAGGAATTCGACGGCTCCTCATGGACGACGGTAAAGTCCACAGATCTGGAAACGGTACGGTCATTGACGCAATGCTCCGACGGCAGTATCATCGCCGGTTCCGGGACCGGGATTCACCGCTTTTTTCAGGATTCGTGGATCGCTCAAACTTTCGAAGACGGTCTTCCCGACGCAATCGTATACAAGGTATTCGAGGACAGGGCCCACCGTATCTGGGCATGTACCGCCATGGGAATAAGTCTTTATTATCCCGAATCCGATGTATACCCCCCGGAAACATATATCACTCCACAGGATACCAGGCTCGAAGTGACTCCGGGCGGGAACGGCCGCATCGGATTTTACGGGGCGGATAAATGGGAGTACACTCTCCACAACCGGCTGTTGTTTTCCTGGAGGATCGACAGCGGTCCATGGTTGCCGTTTCAACAGGTGACCTCGGCCTCTTTCTCCGGGCTGAGCGCCGGGAGGCACCGTTTTGAAGTACGGTCGATCGATCGCAACCTGAACATCGACAGTTCCCCTGCGATGTGTGAATTCGTGGTGCTCACTCCCTGGTACCGCGCAACCGGTTTCCTCGTGATTTTTTCACTCGGATGTACGGCGATACTCTCTCTGATCGTTTACGCCGTGTCCCGCCATGTCCTGCTCGAGAAACTGGTAATAAAGCGCACTGCCAGCCTGCAAAGCGAAATCAGCGAGCGGATGAGTGTTGAAGAAAAATACCGTACGCTTTTTGAAACATCGCTCGATGCACTGGATCTTGTTTCACCCAAGGGAACGATACTCGATGTCAACAAGGCCTGGCTCAACCTCTTCGGATATACACGAGGCGAGACGGTCGGGAAAAATATCGGGATGATATATGCGCACAAGGATGATTCCGTGCTGATAAGAAACGAACTCCTCAACAAAGGATATATTCAGGATCGGGAAATGCTTTTCGTTACAAAAGACGGCGGTGAACTCACATGCAATGTGACCGGGAACGTACGCTTCGACGGTGACGGAAACATAATGTATTTCCAGATCATCATCCGCGACATCACCGAGAGGAAAAAACTCGAGGCCCGGTTGTTCCAGTCTCAGAAAATGGAGGCGATCGGAACGCTTGCCGGCGGGATCGCGCACGATTTCAATAATATACTCACTGCAATAATCGGGTATGCCGAGCTGGTGATAATGGAAACTCCCGAAGGAAGCACTATGCGATCCGATATGGAGAAAATCCTCGCAGCAGGAAATCGCGCGCGGGGAGTCGTAGATCAGATTCTCATTTTCAGCCGTAAGCAAGAAACGAAGAATGTTCCGCTCCGGATTTCGCCAATTCTCAAGGAGAGCCTGAAATTCCTGCGCGCCTCGTTGCCTTCATACATTAATATTGTACAAAACATCGAATATGAAACCGGATATGTCGTTGCCAATCCTTCCAATGTTCACCAGATTATCATGAATCTCTGTACGAATGCCGCACACGCAATGAAAAAAGACAATGAAGGAACCCTTACCGTTCAGTTCAATGAAATCACTTTAGATGATGATTTTGTTTCCGGTCATCCGGGCCTGACAAGAGGGCGTTATGCAAGATTGATTGTAAGCGATACAGGATATGGCATGACCCAGGATGTTCAGCAGCGGATTTTTGAACCCTATTTCACCACCAAAAGCCAGGGTGAAGGCACCGGACTCGGGTTATCGATAATTCATGGTATTGTCACGAGTTTAAAAGGAATAATTACCGTATATTCCGAGCCGGGGAAAGGAAGCACGTTTAATGTATACTTGCCCCTGACCGACCAGAATCAGGAAGTAACAGCGACAGAAAAAGCTCCCGACTATTCCGGCAGCGGTCATATCCTTTTTGTCGATGACGAGCCTGATATTGTCGAAATAGGCACCCGTATTCTCAAGAGCTTAGGTTACGATGTCACTGCAATGACAAACAGTGTTGATGCGCTTGACTTTTTCCGCAAGAACCATGAACAGATCGACCTCGTCATCTCGGATATGACCATGCCGGTCATTCCGGGAGATAAACTTGCCCGGGGCATTCTCGATATTCGACCCGACATTCCAATCATTATCTGCACCGGATTCAGCGAACGGCTTTCAAAAGAAGAAGCCCTGGCCATGGGGATTCGGGAGTATCTTGGAAAACCACTTCTTAAATCGGAGATGGCGGAAAAGATTCATAAGATATTAACCGGAAAGTCGGAACAGAATGCCCGGGAAGACAAAGAGTAAGTAAAGATGCGTTCCCGCCGTTGATGACCGAAGCGCTCAGCGCACCTGACCGGGTTTCAGACCACGAATGTAAGGAAGGACTTCATTCGAATAGTACGGCTCCTGCGTCCCCCAGAAGATGTAGTCCAGCCGCAGACGGTCTTTTGCATAAAGGTACAGCTCATCCACTGTCACACGCTTCCCCGTAGCGGGATTTTTGTCCTCCAGGTTTCCATCCTGCACCGCAATACCAGCCATAATTTTCGGGCCGCGCGCCGCGATGAGGGGGTAGCTGTGATTCTGCTGTCCCTTCCGGTACGGAAGCAGGTCGGGGCCGCCGACACCCACTCCGATTCGCTCCGCATGTTCGTAAACGGCCCTGAGATAGCCGTGGTCGGTCCACGGGAGCCATTCGCCCGGCATGAAATTGGCATACTGGATCACACAGGACTTCGGGAACGCCTGGCGGGCAGCGGTCATGATCGCCTTTATGCCTTCGACATAGCTCTCGTACGTGAATCCCTCGGGATGGAACCTGCCGCTCTCACCAAATCCGATGGCCGTCTCGGGAAGATTCAACCCTTCGATACGACCATCGAGTTCCCTGCCAAGCACCTGCAGAAGCCTGATGAAACGGGCACGCACAGCCGGGTCCCACCGCCGCGCCACCCATCCGTCGAATATGGGCCTCGATTCATCGTCTCCCCCGAACTCGTACTTGCGCGCCGCGCCCCCGCCGAAGGCAGGGTCGTCACGAAGGTAGTCGGGAACGGTGACGGTTTCGTCGAACGAGACATCCTGAAGCTGCAGAAAAAGCCGCCTGCCGTGTTGTTCGAGGAACGCGAGGTCAGCGAGCAGCGGACGGAGCTCGTATTTATCCCGCTCAGGCTCGAGCTCCCGCCATGTGTACTTGAGCTGGGCGCCGTCGATGGATTCGTTTTCGAGAAAACTGGTCTCCGATATCCGCTCGTGCTCTCTGTTGAAGAAAATGAAGTTCCGGGGAGCGGAATAATTGCCGGTTTCCTCCGCATAGACCCCGGAGACAACGACAGCCATCAATAATACAAATGCAGCCACCAGGGCGCTTCCCGGTGTGTTCATGTGAATTTTCACTCTTTTCCGCCTGACTCCTGTCTGTTTGGCTTCCGCACAAATCGTGCAGGAGAAAAAATAGATCACATCATTTCTTAAAACAACCTGTTTTGTCACACCCGTTAAATAAGGTCTTGACAATACCACTCCAGGGGACCGTCATCTTACCGGCCTGAAGGATTTCAGGGGAATCACGATTGTCAATCCGTCAACATTTATTGCGCTTATCAGGAGGGAAGGACTGCCGGAATAATATGGTGTTCATTACCCGTACACCGACGGGAACGACGGCGGAAACATTTTTGGGGATTACCGTTTTTAAACCGGATTTATCATATATTCCTGTACCTTTAAAAGTCTTGTGATAAAGTCTGTAAGTGTGGATATAAGCTGTCAAGGGTCGGTACGAAGTGCCGATTTACATGCCCTTGACAGCAACAAAACAACACATTTCGTCATAGGGCTCGTGAAATATATACTTTTTCACAGCCCTCTTAAACCCTCACCCTCCTGACCTCCTCTCCCTGAAACAAGTTCAGGGCGAGGAAGAGCCTTAGACCGGACTCCGTAAACGGACCCCTCTCCCATTAATAGTAGAGGGTATCAAAAGGTGAGGGTAAACAGGAATTTATTACATTACCCCAGGGAGAAAATAAGGCACTTCATCGCGGAAAAAGAATACAATGCGCGAGCTCCCTCAGGAACAGATTTGCGGACAATTTCACAGCCTGTACGTATAATTCACTTTCAGCATGGCGGCGTTCTCTTTGGTCCGGTAATCGAATTCTTCTTCCAACAGGTGATTGTAGACAATGTAAATATCGCTCCCCACCCGCGGGATATAATGGATGCGGAAATTCGTGGTGACCTCGTTGGTTTTGTTGTTCCACTGGACGAAAACGGAGGATGAAAGCCGTGTGCTGAAATCCACACCCATCCTTCCACCGTACTCGCGGGTGATGAACCGGCTGTCATTGATATTGATATCGTTATACGTCATATCGGCGGAGAGCGCGATGTATTCAGTCTGCTTGAAAGCGAGCGAGGCGTTGTAATAGGTCCGCGTGCCGCAGTAGTGATCGCCGAAGTTGGTGTTGAAATTCAGCGCTACCGGGCGGTTACGGCTCCCGGAGTACTGGATGTCATAGTACCACCATGTGTACGTCCCCCGGGGAACAACCGTATCCCCGAATATTTTCCAGCCATCGGGCTTGTCGATAAAATCATACTTGTTCCATATCTTGAAATCGAGGACATCGCCCGAATTGAAAATAAATCCGAGGGGACGGATTTCCTCGTTACGGGTTTCGAGGACGCCGTCCATGTCGGTGGTGTAATTGATGTCGAACGGCTTGAAAACCAGCTTTTTCACATAGGGGATGTTCGGCCTCGGAGAGATAGTGAGAAACCAGATGTAATTCTTGATTCCCACCCTGCTGGCGAATCCCACACCGGGCTTGAAATTTTCATCGAGTGTATGGTAGAGACCATACCAGCTGATCAGGTCGTTGGGATAGGAGAAATAGATTCTCCCGGCCAGATTGTCATGGGCCAACCCATCGTCCGAAGAACCGGTGATATATCCCTGGATGTCGAGGTTACGCTTCCCGAGAAACTTACCGGTCCTGTATCCGAAATCAAACCCTAATACCTGATTGTCGTGATCCCTGGCATCGAGCACGCTCGAGCCGATGAAGCCGATGTACGACTGTTCGAACACGTCCTTGCGCACACGGACGACCGAGTAATTGGTCGAGGGAAAGTTCCCTTCCTCCTCTGTCTGAATGGTCATGACACCGAGGCGGTATCCGCCCTGTTTCTGGGTGAGCTTGGCTCCGCCGAGGATAGGGATACCCTCACGGGTGACCGGGTCGATGCCGATATTCCTCGAATAGAAGAGTTTCGTTCCGCCCTGGGTGAAATCGAACGTTTCCAGACCCTCGAGGAAAAAATCACGTTTTTCCGGATACTGGATAGGAAACCGTGTCAGGTTAATGACATCCTTGTCGCTCTCGATCTGGGCAAAATCGGTTTTTGTGGTCAGGTCGAGGGTCATGTTCGAGGTGATGCCATACTTGAGGTCAACACCGTAATTGAATACATCATCAAGTTTTTTCGTCCGCTGTTTCTCCGCGCCCGTGAGCACATAGGGTGTCACATCGAGCTGATGTCCGGGTCTGATCCGCCCGGGAATCACGATAGTCCCGGCGCTCGCCAGATGGGTGGGACCCTCGTCTCTTCGCCAGCCGCGCCATTCAACTTCCTCGTTTTTTCTCCGGATACTCCGGGAAAAATTGATACCCCATATCTGCTGCTCGGTGGTGGGGAACCGCAGGGTCTTGAAGGGTATCTCGAACTCGCACGACCAGCCGAAATCGGTTATCCGCGATGCCACTTCCCAGATGCCGTCCCACTGGTAATTGGCGTCCTTATCGCTCAGAAAAGTCGCATCGTCACGGGCGCCGTTGGCATTGGTCACAAAGGCGAAACCCATGCGCTTGTCATGATAAGTGTCGATCAACACTCCGAAAATATCTTCGTTATTCAGGCCGGTATCCCATTTCAGCTCACGGTGCAGTATTTTGTCCGGTTCGCTGTCAAAGCACTTCACACCGATATAGAGATGGTCTTCGTTGTAGATTATCCGTACCTCTGTCCGCTCAGTGGGCTGTGCGCCCTCCGTCAGCTCGCGCTGGGTGAAGTCCGAAACGACTTCCGCAGATTCCCATGCCTTCTCCGAAAGAGAGCCGTCAAGCTTGATGGGTGAGTCGATCATTTTCGCGGTTATCTGTGCAAAAGCGGGGGGCGCTGCAAGTACATAAAAAAGGCACAACAGTATCGGGTGCATGCGCAACGTGCTCACGGGTACTCCTTTGAAATGAAAAAAAACCACCGTGCCTGAACGCCCGGCGCCCGAACACTCAATAAAGCGAAAGGGAGCGGGTACGGAGACACAACGGGGAAATTTCCATCAGTAAAAACGGGAATGATCAGGTTTCCAATTATGGTTTATTATGGACGTGAAGTCAAGGAGAATCGCCTGACGGCGACTCCGCATTTTATCGTGTGCCGGATCATCGTGCATTCATAAAATCACCCTGATAATCAACGCTGATTTACTATTGTACTTCTCCAGGAGGATCATGTTCCATCTTTTTTCATTCAAAAAGTCAATTTATCATGGTAACCCGGAATACTCATGAAAATATTCAACTACGAAGACACAAAGATAAAATTTTATATAACATATTATTTATACTATTATTATCAATTATTAAACGTTAACACCCCAAAAAAAGATAAAAAATCATAATCCACGAAAATCCGCGTTCTATTAAATTTTGTGAACAGATCGGTTACCAGTGATTTACCTTTCCGTCTTTGTTCGTCCTGCAACACAGCCGGAACCCAATCAATGAAACAAATCACTGCAATAAACAACACATTTTTTTAAAATCTATGCGAATATTTTCTGATGTATAATAATCATTATTAATACGATATTTCCTCATAAATTTCATATTTCTCATAATGTAAGTGTTTGGTATACTTGTGTTTATTCAATATTCAAAAAAAGAAATTTATATGGCGTATTTTAAAGAAAATGATATATTAGCATTTTATATGAATATAATCAATTTCCTCTTAATTCCGGATTTTATTGAATGAGTGTTTTCGGCGGTCAAAAAGACTCGGGAAACGATCTGTATCTTGCGGAGCGTATAGTCGATACTGTCAGAGAACCCTTTATGGTGCTGGACGACAAGCTTCGTATTGTCATGGCGAATCGATCCTTTTACAGGACATTCCGGCTCACACCCGAAAACACGGAAGGCCGTCTGATCTATGAGGTGGGCGGCGGGCAGTGGGATATTCCGAGGCTTCGAAAAGTGCTCGATCAGTATATTTCTCAATACACGGTATTTAACGATTTCGAATTTGAATACGAATTCGGAAACCATGGCCGGCGAACGATGATAATCAACAGCCACCATGTTTGCAGAAATACCGACAGACATCATTTCAATCTTTTGACAATACAGGATATTACCGAGAACAGGCAAATGGAGGATGCTCTCGGAGACAGCGATGAAAAGTATCAGCGTTTGATGGAAAATATTCCCGGCATGGTTTACCTGTTTACCATACATCCCGATAAAACATATTCTTTTCCATTTGTGAGCTCTGCGTCACGTGAACTGTTTGGTATCGAACCTGAAGACCTCATGAGAGACAGTTCCCTCCTTGCCGCTATCATTCACCCTGATGACAGGGAAAAACTCGATGAATCGATCATTAAATCCGCCGAAACACTCCAGCCGTGGAAGGAGGAATTACGTGTTATCGTAAACGGAGAAGTGCGCTGGTATACTTGTGTATCCCGTCCGGAACTGCAATCCGACGGTTCAATTCTCTGGGACGGGATTATACTGGAAATAACCGATCGCGTTAAAATCGAACAGGCGCTTCGCGAAAGCGAATCAAAATACCGTCGCCTGCACGAAACCATGATGGATGCATTTGTCAGCATCGACATGACCGGCCGTATTCAGGAGGCCAACCACGCATTTCAGACTTTGATCGGCTACACGGAAAAGGAGCTAAATCAGCTGACCTACAGAGACCTGACCCCGGAGAAATGGCATTCCTTCGAAGAGGGCATTATTGAAGAACAAATCCTTGCGCATGGCTACTCCACAGTATATGAAAAAGAATATCGCAGAAAAGACGGGACCATTTTCCCCGTTGAACTGAGGACGTTTCTGATGCGCGATGACAGAGGAGAGCCTGTCGTCATGTGGGCCATCGCCCGGGACATCACCGAGCGCAAGAAGACTGAAGCCCAGCTCGAGCATAATCTCCGTGAAACCAGAATGCGTCTGGAAATCAACCAGGCACTGATGGGTAAAAATACCGAGAATGAAGTGCTCGATGTATTGATTCAAAATGCCGGAATATATCCACAAACTTTCGTGTCTATCATGATGTTCACCACAGAAGGAGGAGAACTCACAGCCATCGCCCGTCGAGCCGATTCATTCGAGAGCGGAATAATTCCACAGGTATCCGCGGGATCGAAATTTCCGGTCTCCCGTTTTCCTATGCTCGGAATGTTTTCCGGAAATCAGCTATTTATCACAAATGATATCCTGACCGATGATAATATCGATTCCTTTTCCCGTGAATTTATTCGGGCGGCTGGCGGAGCCAGTCGCGCCGTCCTTCCGCTCGCCGTCGATAATGAGTGGATGGGCTATATACTCATTGTGAGTAAAATAAAAGGGTATTTCGACGAAGAAAAAATTCTCCTCTATCAGACTCTTGCAAAACAAGGGGCCATAGCGCTCCATGCAGCCCGTCTGCAGGAGATTATCCGTGAATCCCAGCAGCGGCTGTCACTGCTCGTGGAGCAATCGCCTCTGGCTTTCATCGAATGGAACCCTGACGATAACGTAGTATCATGGAACCCCGCCGCAGAACGGATATTTGGTTTCTCCAGTGAAGAAGCCCGTGCTCTCCATTCGTGGAGGGACATCATGCCGGAGGCATCATGGCCGGAATTTGAAAAAATCTGGCATGACCTGACAGCGCAAAAAGGTGCGGCACATATTATCGTCGACAATCTGACGAAGAACGGAAAACTCATTACCTGCGAGTGGTTCAATGCGCCGCTCGTCGGGCCGGACAACGATTTTATCGGCATCGTTTCCCTTGTTCAGGATATAACCGAGCATAAACTGGCGGAAGAGGAAAAAGCAAAGCTTGAATCACAACTTCTCCAGGCACAGAAGATGGAATCGGTGGGCCGTCTTGCCGGAGGCGTGGCGCATGATTTCAACAATATGCTCAATGTCGTCCTCGGATATGCGGAATTGATCAAAACCCGTCTGCACAACGATGATCCCCTGCTGAATGATGTGGTTGAGATTGAAAAGGCGGCCAGCCATGCCCGTGATATCACCCGGCAGCTCCTCGCTTTTTCCCGTAAGCAGATCATTTCTCCCCGGCCCATGGATCTGAACGATCTGATCACGAGTACGCAGAAGACGCTTGCCCGTCTTATCGGAGAGGATATCGATCTGCGTTTTCATCCCGATAAAGACCTCTGGAAGATCAGATTCGATCCTACACAGATCGAG is a window encoding:
- a CDS encoding PAS domain S-box protein, which encodes MSVFGGQKDSGNDLYLAERIVDTVREPFMVLDDKLRIVMANRSFYRTFRLTPENTEGRLIYEVGGGQWDIPRLRKVLDQYISQYTVFNDFEFEYEFGNHGRRTMIINSHHVCRNTDRHHFNLLTIQDITENRQMEDALGDSDEKYQRLMENIPGMVYLFTIHPDKTYSFPFVSSASRELFGIEPEDLMRDSSLLAAIIHPDDREKLDESIIKSAETLQPWKEELRVIVNGEVRWYTCVSRPELQSDGSILWDGIILEITDRVKIEQALRESESKYRRLHETMMDAFVSIDMTGRIQEANHAFQTLIGYTEKELNQLTYRDLTPEKWHSFEEGIIEEQILAHGYSTVYEKEYRRKDGTIFPVELRTFLMRDDRGEPVVMWAIARDITERKKTEAQLEHNLRETRMRLEINQALMGKNTENEVLDVLIQNAGIYPQTFVSIMMFTTEGGELTAIARRADSFESGIIPQVSAGSKFPVSRFPMLGMFSGNQLFITNDILTDDNIDSFSREFIRAAGGASRAVLPLAVDNEWMGYILIVSKIKGYFDEEKILLYQTLAKQGAIALHAARLQEIIRESQQRLSLLVEQSPLAFIEWNPDDNVVSWNPAAERIFGFSSEEARALHSWRDIMPEASWPEFEKIWHDLTAQKGAAHIIVDNLTKNGKLITCEWFNAPLVGPDNDFIGIVSLVQDITEHKLAEEEKAKLESQLLQAQKMESVGRLAGGVAHDFNNMLNVVLGYAELIKTRLHNDDPLLNDVVEIEKAASHARDITRQLLAFSRKQIISPRPMDLNDLITSTQKTLARLIGEDIDLRFHPDKDLWKIRFDPTQIEQILINLAVNARDAMPNGGMITIETANVLIENTLSHEQSEFPPGYYVMLSLSDNGAGMRKETLSHVFEPFFTTKEVGKGTGLGLATVYGIVKQNGGFINVYSEPGQGTTFKIHIPGINEEKTTENNEEMPVSSRSGTILLVEDDPMVRRVAQMMLERFGYTVLVADSPLGALSLCEKSDTPIDLLITDVVMPEVNGSELKNRIVAIKPGIKVLFMSGYTGDIIVHHGMLEEGVHFIQKPFSMNELARKISEVLGEE
- a CDS encoding carbohydrate binding family 9 domain-containing protein gives rise to the protein MSTLRMHPILLCLFYVLAAPPAFAQITAKMIDSPIKLDGSLSEKAWESAEVVSDFTQRELTEGAQPTERTEVRIIYNEDHLYIGVKCFDSEPDKILHRELKWDTGLNNEDIFGVLIDTYHDKRMGFAFVTNANGARDDATFLSDKDANYQWDGIWEVASRITDFGWSCEFEIPFKTLRFPTTEQQIWGINFSRSIRRKNEEVEWRGWRRDEGPTHLASAGTIVIPGRIRPGHQLDVTPYVLTGAEKQRTKKLDDVFNYGVDLKYGITSNMTLDLTTKTDFAQIESDKDVINLTRFPIQYPEKRDFFLEGLETFDFTQGGTKLFYSRNIGIDPVTREGIPILGGAKLTQKQGGYRLGVMTIQTEEEGNFPSTNYSVVRVRKDVFEQSYIGFIGSSVLDARDHDNQVLGFDFGYRTGKFLGKRNLDIQGYITGSSDDGLAHDNLAGRIYFSYPNDLISWYGLYHTLDENFKPGVGFASRVGIKNYIWFLTISPRPNIPYVKKLVFKPFDINYTTDMDGVLETRNEEIRPLGFIFNSGDVLDFKIWNKYDFIDKPDGWKIFGDTVVPRGTYTWWYYDIQYSGSRNRPVALNFNTNFGDHYCGTRTYYNASLAFKQTEYIALSADMTYNDININDSRFITREYGGRMGVDFSTRLSSSVFVQWNNKTNEVTTNFRIHYIPRVGSDIYIVYNHLLEEEFDYRTKENAAMLKVNYTYRL
- a CDS encoding PAS domain S-box protein, whose product is MESWTGSVTADADGRILINHGVVDSMSCYDGYRFSRLPSPIPFAKVFSDSSGDLWTVYAGDTGGFQRFHDGRWEKKIIGLPGFKSMLSFNNRFPFLPTSQGKIYYLLPDSLMIFDYDTGISTLLLRAGETPISRFIDMIRARDGGLWITGWNGIVKCAPNMGHPHSPPEWEAFPLPGAIKAENPGNPVENDAHEVFVVADSRRTGKKILLIFDGASWRQMDFSVPGIICAGWRGIDRSIWLRTTVSEAWNASWNLFRFEDDHIEIVKKNRVLSGFFLDMEATSDGCFWIATSSGLARYSHPTWRIPPGLPDIRRIVHYSFESNDGSIFFGMEDSLLVLRGDKWETILVPEPFRPWKIDMCMLDGRKLVFGSRGNKIVYYDTVKKVFGAIQHPLATEIFLIQQRGNDSAWVYLQTPAGDYRIEILKNDQFEPFPGDINANDSGSSLWEIHTATNGDTWFLETSGLNRYHDGYIQKFGPEDGYTMGGAFCFLERNDGKIWIGGRDMIQEFDGSSWTTVKSTDLETVRSLTQCSDGSIIAGSGTGIHRFFQDSWIAQTFEDGLPDAIVYKVFEDRAHRIWACTAMGISLYYPESDVYPPETYITPQDTRLEVTPGGNGRIGFYGADKWEYTLHNRLLFSWRIDSGPWLPFQQVTSASFSGLSAGRHRFEVRSIDRNLNIDSSPAMCEFVVLTPWYRATGFLVIFSLGCTAILSLIVYAVSRHVLLEKLVIKRTASLQSEISERMSVEEKYRTLFETSLDALDLVSPKGTILDVNKAWLNLFGYTRGETVGKNIGMIYAHKDDSVLIRNELLNKGYIQDREMLFVTKDGGELTCNVTGNVRFDGDGNIMYFQIIIRDITERKKLEARLFQSQKMEAIGTLAGGIAHDFNNILTAIIGYAELVIMETPEGSTMRSDMEKILAAGNRARGVVDQILIFSRKQETKNVPLRISPILKESLKFLRASLPSYINIVQNIEYETGYVVANPSNVHQIIMNLCTNAAHAMKKDNEGTLTVQFNEITLDDDFVSGHPGLTRGRYARLIVSDTGYGMTQDVQQRIFEPYFTTKSQGEGTGLGLSIIHGIVTSLKGIITVYSEPGKGSTFNVYLPLTDQNQEVTATEKAPDYSGSGHILFVDDEPDIVEIGTRILKSLGYDVTAMTNSVDALDFFRKNHEQIDLVISDMTMPVIPGDKLARGILDIRPDIPIIICTGFSERLSKEEALAMGIREYLGKPLLKSEMAEKIHKILTGKSEQNAREDKE